GCAGACAGTGCATACGAATCTAGTGGTGCTTCACTGGCAGCCGCCGGAGGGCAGCGACTTCAGTGAGTATGTGGTGCGCTACCGCACGGATGCCTCGCCCTGGCAGCGGATATCCGGATTGCACGAGAACGAGGCGAGGATCAAGGACATGCACTATGGCGAACGGTACCTGGTGCAGGTGAACACCGTGAGCTTTGGCGTCGAGAGTCCCCATCCGCTCGAGCTGAATGTGACGATGCCACCGCAGCCGGTGTCGAATGTGGTGCCATTGGTAGATTCGCGTAATCTCACCCTGGAGTGGCCGAGACCCGATGGCCATGTGGATTTCTACACGCTCAAGTGGTGGCCCACCGATGAGGAGGACCGTGTGGAGTTCAAGAATGTTACCCAGTTGGAGGATTGTGAGTAGATACCACCCTATGCGCTCAGTTTTCCATCTAATCTAATCGCATCTACATTTTTCAGTGAGCTCTCCCAGCGTTCGGATACCCATTGAAGATCTGTCGCCAGGTCGCCAGTATCGCTTCGAGGTTCAAGCCAGTTCCAATGGCATTCGTTCCGGGACTACCCATCTGTCCACTCGCACCATGCCACTGATCCAATCCGATGTGTTCATCGCCAATGCGGGGCACGAACAGGGTCAGGATGAGACCATTACCCTTAGTTACACACCCACTCCGGCGGACAGCACTCGCTTCGATATCTACCGCTTTTCGATGGGCGATCCGACGATCAAGGATAAGGAAAAACTGGCCAACGATACGGAACGCAAGCTGAGCTTCTCGGGACTGACGCCTGGCAAGCTGTACAACGTGACCGTGTGGACAGTGAGTGGCGGAGTGGCCAGTTTGCCGGTTCAACGGCTATATCGCCTGCATCCGCTGCCCATCAGTGATTTGAAGGCCATCCAGGTGGCTGCTCGAGAGATAACGCTACATTGGACAGCACCTGCTGGGGAATATACTGATTTTGAACTGCAATACCTTAGTGCAGATGAGGAGTCACCACAACTGCTTCAGAATGTGACCAAGAATACAGAGATCACGCTGCAGGGCTTGCGCCCGTATCACAATTACACATTCACCGTGGTGGTGCGATCGGGCTCCATCCAGGGCGCGGATTCCGCCGAAGTTTCCGTCAGCACCCTGATGCGCAGCAGTGCTCCCATCTCGGCCAGCTACCAAACACTGACTGCTCCGCCCGGAAAAGTCGAATACTTCCAGCCCAGTGATGTGCAGCCTGGTGAGGTTACCTTCGAGTGGAGTCTGGAACCCGCCGAACAGCATGGACCCATCGATTACTTCCGCATTATATGCCAAAATGCCGACGATGCAGCGGATGTGTCAAGCTACGAATTCCCGGTGAATGCTACCCAGGGGAAGATTGATGGCTTGGTACCCGGCAACCATTACATATTCCGAATACAAGCCAAGTCGGCTTTGGGCTACGGTGCCGAAAGGGAGCACATCCAAACAATGCCCATACTAGCACCTCCGGTTCCGGAGCCGAGTGTAACCCCACTGGAAGTGAGCAGGACCAGTAGCACCATCGAGATTAGTTTCCGCCAGGGTTACTTCTCCAACGCACATGGCATGGTAAGATCCTATACGATAATCATAGCCGAGGATGTGGGCAAAAATGCTTCCGGACTGGAGATGCCCAGCTGGCAGGATGTGCAGGCATACACCGTGTGGCTGCCTTACCAGGCAATAGAGCCATACAACCCATTCCTGaccagcaacggcagcagaaAGAACAGTCTGGAGGCAGAGCACTTTACGATAGGAACGGCCAACTGCGAGAAACATCAGGCGGGCTACTGCAATGGTCCGCTGCGGGCTGGAACCACCTATAGGATTAAGATTCGCGCCTTTACGGATGAGGACAAGTTCACGGACACGGTGTACAGTTCGCCGATAACCACCGAACGCAGTGATACCGTCATAGTGGCGGCTACCGTTTCGGCtgtgctgctggtggcaaTGGTGCTTGCGGTGGTCTACTGTCAGCACCGCTGCCAACTGATTCGTCGCGCCTCCAAGTTGGCCCGCATGCAGGACGAGCTGGCCGCCCTGCCCGAGGGCTATATCACGCCCAACCGACCTGTCCATGTGAAAGACTTCTCAGAGCACTACAGGATCATGTCGGCCGATTCGGACTTTCGTTTCAGCGAGGAGTTCGAGGAGCTGAAGCATGTGGGCCGCGATCAGGCCTGCAGCTTCGCCAATCTGCCCTGCAATCGGCCCAAGAACCGGTTTACCAATATCCTGCCCTACGACCATTCCCGCTTTAAGCTCCAGCCAGTGGACGATGACGATGGTTCGGATTACATTAATGCGAACTACATGCCGGGACACAATTCGCCGCGCGAGTTTATCGTCACCCAGGGACCGTTGCACTCGACGCGCGAGGAATTCTGGCGGATGTGCTGGGAGAGCAACTCCAGGGCGATTGTCATGCTGACGCGCTGCTTCGAGAAGGGTCGCGAGAAGTGCGATCAGTACTGGCCCGTGGATCGGGTGGCCATGTTCTACGGGGACATCAAGGTGCAGTTGATTATCGACACGCACTACCACGACTGGAGCATATCAGAGTTTATGGTCTCAAGGGTGAGTTGTTTACCATTGACATTGCATGTCCATTTTTcatacttttgttttgcagaACTGCGAGTCGCGTATAATGCGTCACTTCCACTTCACCACATGGCCGGACTTTGGGGTTCCAGAGCCGCCGCAGTCGCTGGTGCGCTTCGTGCGCGCCTTCCGCGATGTCATCGGCACGGATATGCGTCCCATCATCGTCCATTGCAGCGCCGGAGTGGGCAGATCGGGCACATTTATAGCCCTCGATCGCATCCTGCAGCACATTCACAAGTCAGACTACGTGGACATCTTTGGCATCGTGTTTGCCATGCGAAAAGGTGCGATATTACTGATATTTTGATCTTTTCGCCTTGACATAATGATTTTTCATGATTTTAGAGCGCGTTTTCATGGTGCAAACGGAGCAGCAGTACGTGTGCATCCATCAGTGTCTGCTGGCGGTGCTGGAGGGCAAGGAGCACCTGCTGGCCGATTCGCTCGAGCTGCACGCCAACGATGGCTACGAAGGTGAGTTGTAGGattgttctttttttggccagactCAGAACTGTTCTATTCTCCCTCATTTTTATCTgatttttctctattttcaCTCTCTTTGCGGATcaagttttataaatattacttGCTGATTGATTAATCTTAATCTGTAACTATTTGAACACACAATCTGGATACGGGCtatataataatttgtaatttggtggtgcttcttatttttaatttgatattgaGTTTCTGTGGCTGCGGTTCACCTAGAGGTTCTACATTAATTTATCTGAGATTGTAACTaaccaaaaatgttaaataatttattttcttctttcttttcaCAATCATTCACAAACACCCATCACACAACTAAAACACGATTGTAAATCACACAAAAATCGCCTAACCTACACATTTTCATATGCTTCTACTCCTGCaaacgaattgaaattgaaaaactcgAATCCGATCAAAAACACCgaaaaaaaccacaaaaaaagtGACTAAAATTTACTTAGAGCGCCAGCCACAAACGAAAATGGGAACCTTGCCCATACGAGCTTCTCTGGCCATGGCCGAGAAACTGGACGCGGATTTAATGACCAACAAGGATGAGGTTGaggatcaggagcagcagcaactgcagctagCCACGGAAGAAAAGCCAAAGGGTAGCAATGACGATGAAgaagacgatgacgacgacgacgacgaagacgaagacgaTGACCAGCAGCCGTTGAACAATGAAACGACGGCCACCTTGTCATcggccagctgcagcagcagcacccaTGACGTGCATGTGGTTCTCCAGGAGGCGATAGAACACCCCAAGCAAGAGCAGGAACAGTCCCATGCAGATACCGAATCTGAGACCACGGACTcagatgacgatgatgaggatggggatgggaaGGTGGCCAAGGATGGGGCTGTCGCCGATGAGGATGGCTGGTGGTATTGATAGAAAAGTCGACTTTTTAGGTTTGTacccacaaaaacaacaacacaaaacaaCACAGACCCAAAACTGTATGTTCCATATCCAAAATTACTGCTTTAACTCGCTTTTGCCCCcgactaaacaaaaaaaaaaaaaacaaacgcaaAATTCTAACCGCACACTGGAAAGTGAACTAACTAACATTGACACATCAACACGGTTATGGGttgaaagacaaacaaaacattAGATATTGCATCGAAAGACCAAAAGAGAGACAAATTTAAAATCCCCACTAGCCTGTTTCAGTCCATGTGTTATGTTCTCGCATCCGAACATCGGTGGTGTCACAGCACGATTTCTAATCGATCCTTGCACTTTTCCAGATGACGAAGGCATAGCTGAGACGGGAATCTGAGGATGCTTGCTGCGGGAACATCTACATATGATATATAGTACctatagttattttttttactataCTATACGTAAAATCTGCCTGTGATGTGCTGGATGTGATTTGTCTACGAAGTGGCACTCGGAGTTGCTGTCAAATGAGTTGAGTTTGTTGCCCTTATTCTGCGGAGGATCGTCGGTCGATCGTCGGTGGATCCATCCGGGGGATAATGGACGCGCTTCTTGGCCTGTGCCATGTGTGCGAGTACGCCGCACCGCCTGTTTGCCATAGAGCTAAGCTAGCTAGCCCGCTTATTTAATGTAATGCCGCCAAACTAGACCAAACCAACAAGAGCGTAAACTTAAGCTTCAGGTTTAACAATCTGCTACCTATTTTTGTATCTGTCCTGTATCCCTGTACCTACTATATATAActacctaaaaaaaaacatattacCCTTTGCTCTGTCGTGTTGTGTATAGATTTGTACATTTGTTACCACTTAGTGTGCGCGTCGATCGATATTATGACCATACTATGTTTACCATTACCACTATGACTATTACTCTAAACGattgtgtattattttattatatagtttatatagcCTAGTTACGTTTTATCGATAGACTTTAGACCACGATTAGTCAGCGAAATGTTGGCTCTAACTGCATGCAGCTTTCCATTTGAACTTTCCGTTGGCCATCAAGTCTCGAAATAACCAAGCGATTCCATCGGATCTGTCCGAAGCAGCATTAGTACAGTACAGTACACTGCAGTTAAAGTTATTAGCATTtattttactatattttattatatgatattgtattgtattgtatttttttagatGTGCATCTACACAAgatcaataaatttatattgagaacatgaacaaaaaacaaacctCGTTTCATTTACGTGGGcgggttgttgttgttttttcttttccagcGGGGCGAAAACCTGGCGAATGGCGAGATTTCTGATTTTCGgataccaggcgaacagaatCGATCAGCAGGTGGAGAACGCTAGGGATGGGCGATTCAAATAAGTGCCAGGAGCTTTCGTGCCTAACGGACAAAGTTCGTGACACGACCGGAGAAACAGCGAGATTTGCCATCTCTAGGCGTTGCAGTTTAAATTTATCGACGGGCACCATCTACCGTTTCTGTTTGCCTGGTATTTAGCGTCGGCAAAACTGGCAGTTTTGGCCGAAAAAATTGGTTGCGGCGTTCAAATATGAAGCAAATTGGTGATTTTTCCATTGCAAgtaccaggcgaacagaaatGTCAGCAGGTGACCAGCGATCAGTTGCGTTGGTCTCCTAACGGTTGTTTTCCAAAAAGCTGACGGCCATTAATGTCgcagcccaaaagtatgcaatgcttTTTAGCGATTAAAGAAGACGACATGAAAGTAGCTTTTTGGAGAgaatgagagagagagagagagagaggagagcTTAAAAAGTGTAACAAAACTGTTGGAAAAAAGCTTTCAAGACAACTCAAAGCTCAAATGAAAACtaattcttttgattttattgaattctttATTTCACACATTGCTTGCAagtgtttattaaaatatttcttaatatttatgttaagcttaatataatatatctttttataaataattataaatataataacgtGTGGTATTAGGTATAGATCAATTTGTGAATTTCAGCTAGCCAACCGGGTTGCAGCACCTGAAAAATACAGAAAGAATTAGTTGAAAgtctataaattaaaatgcaaattataaaataaatatgttataaTGAATTCTACAATGTTAATCAATGATTATGGATCACTGATGCTGTTCTTATAAGATCTGCCTTTTAAGCGCAAAAACGAGCTTTCTCCTTAACCAGATGgatagtaaataaataaaatacttttttaattgtGATCCGATTTCGATGGGATTTTGAAATTTCCCAGCACCATTGCAATGGAGCAATGGAAACAGGAGACAGACAGCCGCGGGCATTTGAGCCATCTTAATGGGCTGAGCAGGCCAAATAGAGCGAAAATCATTGGAGCAATTATAAGGCATCTAAATGTTGGTCCAATGACGAAGCGGAGTAGCAGTTGCAACATGCTTCTGATCCGAATGCAACAAGTTCCAGGAAGAGGAAGACGAGGATCGGAATAGCTAGATAGATCATCGTGATcgctatatgtacatatgtatgtcacTGCGACTCGTCGGCATTcgttttaaacaaataaagcccgcgactaattgcatttgcacttGTTGTGCGATATTTCTTTGCTGGAAATTACACACGGCCCCACAGTGGATggaatacgaatacgaaagAGTTGCGATCTGCGCGCTCTTTGGTTAAAGATGGGTACCTGAGCACAGTTTAAGACACGTCATTTGTCATTTATCTTTCGTGGCCTTTTAGCGTTTGGCTTAATTGACTTCTTCTTGGCCATCATCGTAGCTGCAgcgaaatacaaaaacaagcCGATGGACAAGCAGAGAAAGCAAGCAcaaggaaaaaaaattacataatatgaaaattgtataaCATTTTTAGAAAACTTATAGGGTATGATATATTCCATTCCCAAAAAGCAAGTAATGCCTTTCGAAATTCCAAATTCTTCTACTGGAATAAAGGCAATTCAATGTcaagaaatatatgtaaatcaTGCtgatatattatttatggcatttccTTAGCTtctaaatacatttttctctCGGTGCAGCCACTTTGGCCAAAGCCTAAGCTAAAAGTCTTAGTCGGAGTTTTGGTCTCATCATCAGCTCTTCTCCTTCCTTGCCTTATGGTCAATACCAATTGGCCGTAGTGCGGAACATTTAGCTTCATTACGTCGGGCCATGTTTGCCATGCCTTGGCCATCATCGCACTGCAGAACCGTTTTAATTAGATGTAACCATAATAAATCATGCGAGAGCCAAAATCAAATTCAGCCAGGAATGCAGCCGCATCGAAAGGGAATTTCCAGGTTGCCAACTTGGGTACACATGTAGGTACTAGGAAACGCCACAGTGAAGCCTCGCCTGCACAACCTAAATGGAAAGACGACGCAGTGCATCaagcaatttacaaattacctaaaatatacaattgcAATCCCGGAATCCCAATCCCTGAtaacttttgccatttgcccCCCAATCCACGCGTTGAAGTTCATCGAGCTGACTACAACTATGTAGGAGCTAATCCGACTTTGGGACCATTCCGTCTCCATAACTCTTTTAGTTCCCATGCCAAAGAGTGATGTTCTATTGACATGCAAGCTGGCAGTTTTGGCCGGGCCATAAATTTCTGGCTGGCAAATGAGGCTGTGCTGCCCACCCTCAACGCCTGGCGGCCTTTGGGTGTAGTGGTGGTTCCGCGTTGCGTCGCCAGCGTTCAATCCAATGGATTATTGTCTACCCTTGGCTGGCGGCTGGAGCTCGATCTATTAGAGCTCTTCCCGAGCTGGACTTAACCCACATTGTGGCCATTAAAAAGCCATTCCCCATTTTGCGAGGATGGCCATTTGACAACGCCCGgtgcgaaatgcaaaatgcaaattgcactgGCAATTGCCACACGCTTCATTCCGCCCCCTCATTTCCCATTCCGTTCCGTTcccttcctttttttccagctctcGAATGCCCCGTCCAATCCTCGCCAGCTCAGACATCACCCACTGCATTTGCCACATCTTAGATAAGTGCATTGTGCATTGCATGCAATTTGGTTGCATGTAttgccgcaacagcagcaacatgcaacagcagACCCAGCAACTTTGCCGCGCTCTTGGTCTTGAACTTGTGAATTTGCTAGACAACAACAAGCCAAAAGCCAggagaagcagcagccaccACTGGCAgctccaacagcagcaacaactgccaGCAGCAATCAGCGGCAAGTGAATGAGCTTAAATTGTCCCAGCCACGGTGGGCCCAATACTTAATTTGCTGGACTAAAATCCAGCATCAGTTCATAAGTTATTAAATCTAGTACTACTACTTAGTAGTATGCAACTAGGCACATAAATTTTatcataatatatttaaaatatttcttatccTATTAGTCTTATGTAGTGCCCACTGTTCCATAGCTGCAGGGTAGTTGATTTTCGGTCGGTTTTGGTGGTGGCCATGATGATGGCTTCGCTTGCTGATTCTGCAAACCATCAGCCCATCGCCCCCTCATCCCGGCCACTTCCCTCTGCCCCTggatgttgcatgttgctgcctCAACGCCCTCAGTACGCTATTATATAGTGGGTATGTATGTTCGTATGGTATGTATAtgtgctgccgctgctgctgtctgGTCGTCTGTGGAGCATCAAGGCACTGGGGCAGCGAGGCATCAAGTTCGCAATGGGCGACATGAGatggctaacacacacacacacacacacacacacgtgtgtgtATAAGCCATCTATACAAGAGCGAAAAGATAGAGCGAGCAGCAACCGCAGTTACTTTTGGCTAAGACTGCATAGACAAGCCTCAAttaagttgcaattgcagttgttgctgctgttgttgctgccgctgctgcgactgatgttgctgctgctttgttgctgccggGGAAGCGTTGGCGGCATCGGAATTCCACTCTGGAGCTGCCCACGCGCGCGCTGCTCGGCTGCCTGTTTTGCTGATAAAGTCCGAAATGATGTACTACCcatgtgctgctggtggctcattttgtttttcttttcttcattCTTCGTCTCTTTCATTGCCCATTTTCCACTCCGCCAGCCTGCTGCCTCCCACTAgcactattttttttctttattccaGCACAGGAGCGcactttttacatttttgtatttattttctttggttttattaTAACTTAatgattttcctattttctttCCTAATCAATATTATGTGCGTCCTTTATGTGCCCTTCAACTTGTTACTTTGGATTAGCGCTCCTTGGAACGGTGAACGCTTCAGTGGCATCAGTTAGCTCAGTTCCCTCGGCGATTAGATTCGATTGTCGCGGCGTGGTTGAGAATACGACTCCGAATCGCTCAGCCTTCATCTTGATCTGGTCCAGTCGCCCATCGATTTCGGAGAAGATTTCCTCGCTTAAAACCTTCAACTCGGCGATCTCGTAGCGAAAGTCGTTGATATGTCGGGCGATCAGGGCGTGACGCAGATATCGACGGCTATAGCGAAAGCCACTGGACATGTTCGTCTTGGTCACGAGCAGGGCCATCTTTTTGGTGAGCTTGACGGCGGC
This Drosophila simulans strain w501 chromosome X, Prin_Dsim_3.1, whole genome shotgun sequence DNA region includes the following protein-coding sequences:
- the LOC6725140 gene encoding tyrosine-protein phosphatase 10D isoform X4, which produces MDCATRKQQQLRAHHQQQQIQIQIQRQTYGRKRRQLQKQHHNHHHYYHHNQQQQQKHFVWLVVGILTIFLAQHANAADLVINVPNASSNANAFYRIDYSPPFGFPEPNTTIPASDIGKDIKFSRALPGTEYNFWLYYTNSTHREQLTWTVNITTAPDPPANLSVQLRSSKSAFITWRPPGSGRYSGFRIRVLGLTDLPFERSYSLEGNETLQLSAKELTPGGSYQVQAYSVYQGKESVAYTSRNFTTKPNTPGKFIVWFRNETTLLVLWQPPFPAGIYTHYRVSITPDDAIQSVLYVEREGEPPGPAQAAFKGLVPGREYNISVQTVSEDETSSVPTTARYLTVPERVLNVTFDEAYTTSSSFRVRWEPPRTYSEFDAYQVMLSTSRRIFNVPRAADSDSVYFDYPDVLEPGRTYEVVVKTIADNVNSWPASGEVTLRPRPVRSLGGFLDDRSNALHISWEPAETGRQDSYRISYHEQTNASEVPAPFPVAAESQITTNLTEYTLDSLLAGRRYLIAVQALSKGVASNASDITRYTRPAAPLIQELRSIDQGLMLSWRSDVNSRQDRYEVHYQRNGTREERTMATNETSLTIHYLHPGSGYEVKVHAISHGVRSEPHSYFQAVFPKPPQNLTLQTVHTNLVVLHWQPPEGSDFSEYVVRYRTDASPWQRISGLHENEARIKDMHYGERYLVQVNTVSFGVESPHPLELNVTMPPQPVSNVVPLVDSRNLTLEWPRPDGHVDFYTLKWWPTDEEDRVEFKNVTQLEDLSSPSVRIPIEDLSPGRQYRFEVQASSNGIRSGTTHLSTRTMPLIQSDVFIANAGHEQGQDETITLSYTPTPADSTRFDIYRFSMGDPTIKDKEKLANDTERKLSFSGLTPGKLYNVTVWTVSGGVASLPVQRLYRLHPLPISDLKAIQVAAREITLHWTAPAGEYTDFELQYLSADEESPQLLQNVTKNTEITLQGLRPYHNYTFTVVVRSGSIQGADSAEVSVSTLMRSSAPISASYQTLTAPPGKVEYFQPSDVQPGEVTFEWSLEPAEQHGPIDYFRIICQNADDAADVSSYEFPVNATQGKIDGLVPGNHYIFRIQAKSALGYGAEREHIQTMPILAPPVPEPSVTPLEVSRTSSTIEISFRQGYFSNAHGMVRSYTIIIAEDVGKNASGLEMPSWQDVQAYTVWLPYQAIEPYNPFLTSNGSRKNSLEAEHFTIGTANCEKHQAGYCNGPLRAGTTYRIKIRAFTDEDKFTDTVYSSPITTERSDTVIVAATVSAVLLVAMVLAVVYCQHRCQLIRRASKLARMQDELAALPEGYITPNRPVHVKDFSEHYRIMSADSDFRFSEEFEELKHVGRDQACSFANLPCNRPKNRFTNILPYDHSRFKLQPVDDDDGSDYINANYMPGHNSPREFIVTQGPLHSTREEFWRMCWESNSRAIVMLTRCFEKGREKCDQYWPVDRVAMFYGDIKVQLIIDTHYHDWSISEFMVSRNCESRIMRHFHFTTWPDFGVPEPPQSLVRFVRAFRDVIGTDMRPIIVHCSAGVGRSGTFIALDRILQHIHKSDYVDIFGIVFAMRKERVFMVQTEQQYVCIHQCLLAVLEGKEHLLADSLELHANDGYEVL